The Mus musculus strain C57BL/6J chromosome 2, GRCm38.p6 C57BL/6J genome has a window encoding:
- the Mybl2 gene encoding myb-related protein B isoform X3, with protein sequence MLPGRTDNAVKNHWNSTIKRKVDTGGFPAESRDCKPVYLLLELEDKEQHQGVQPVDGQGSLVSSWPLVPSIVKEESSEEEIAIAATSAKELGHEPVPADLGEVRTPEPPESLKREYQEFSSPETSLPYKWVVEAANLLIPAVGSSLSEALDLIESDPDAWCDLSKFDLPEEPSTEGSVVSSPVQPQTSQQQQEEALQSSQQAATPGPSVTEYRLDGHTISDLSRSSRGELIPISPSTEFGGSGIGTPPSVLKRQKKRRVALSPVTENSASLSFLDSCNSLTPKSTPVKTLPFSPSQFLNFWNKQDTLELESPSLTSTPVCSQKVVVTTPLHRDKTPLHQKYPSSVSQKLQSARAVVAHAFNPSTWEAEAGGFLSSRPAWSKESEVLPDQKYSMDNTPHTPTPFKNALEKYGPLKPLPQTPHLEEDLKEVLRSEAGMELIIEDDMRPEKQKRKPGLRRSPIKKVRKSLALDIMDEDGKLMSSTMPKPLSLPTSVTPSSCGFTSPGSKEGNSLLNQGFLQAKPEKVVAAQKTRSHIPTPAPMTHAWKTVACGGTKDQLFMQEKARQLLSRLKSSHTSRTLILS encoded by the exons ATGCTACCAGGGAG GACGGACAATGCTGTGAAGAATCACTGGAACTCCACTATCAAAAGGAAAGTCGACACGGGAGGTTTCCCAGCCGAGTCCAGGGACTGCAAGCCTGTCTACTTGCTCCTGGAGCTGGAGGACAAGGAACAGCACCAGGGTGTCCAGCCGGTGGACGGCCAG GGAAGTCTCGTGAGCAGCTGGCCGCTGGTGCCCTCTATTGTGAAGGAGGAGAGCAGCGAGGAGGAGATTGCCATAGCTGCTACTTCTGCTAAAGAACTCGGACATGAGCCTGTCCCTGCTGATCTGGGAGAAGTGCGCACCCCAGAGCCCCCAGAATCTCTCAAGCGTGAATACCAGGAGTTCTCCTCCCCGGAAACGAGCCTGCCCTACAAGTGGGTGGTAGAGGCGGCAAACCTCCTCATCCCGGCTGTGGGGTCCAGCCTCTCTGAAGCTCTGGACTTGATTGAGTCG GACCCTGATGCTTGGTGCGACCTGAGTAAATTTGACCTTCCTGAAGAACCCTCTACGGAGGGCAGTGTCGTCAGCAGCCCAGTGCAGCCCCAGACgtcgcagcagcagcaggaggaggcacTGCAGTCATCCCAGCAGGCTGCCACGCCGGGGCCCAGTGTGACTGAGTACCGCCTTGATGGCCACACTATTTCAGACCTGAGCCGGAGCAGTCGGGGGGAGCTGATCCCCATTTCTCCTAGCACTGAGTTTGGGGGCTCAGGCATTGGCACACCTCCCTCAGTGCTCAAGCGACAGAAGAAACGGCGTGTGGCCCTGTCGCCTGTCACAGAGAACAGTGCCAGCCTGTCCTTCCTGGACTCTTGTAACAGCCTCACCCCGAAGAGCACGCCTGTCAAaaccctccccttctctccttcccag TTTCTGAACTTCTGGAACAAACaggataccctggagctggagagccCCTCACTGACATCCACTCCAGTGTGTAGCCAAAAGGTGGTCGTCACCACGCCCCTGCACAGGGATAAGACACCCCTGCACCAGAAGTATCCATC ttCTGTATCTCAGAAACTTCAAAGTgccagggcggtggtggcgcacgcctttaatcccagcacttgggaggcagaggcaggcggatttctgagttcgaggccagcctggtctaaaga ATCAGAAGTACTCCCAGATCAGAAGTACTCCATGGACAACACTCCCCACACGCCAACCCCGTTCAAGAATGCCCTGGAGAAGTACGGACCGCTGAAGCCCCTG CCGCAGACTCCGCACCTGGAGGAGGACTTGAAGGAGGTGCTCCGTTCTGAGGCCGGCATGGAGCTCATCATTGAGGATGACATGAGGCCcgagaagcagaagagaaagccTGGG CTGCGGCGAAGCCCTATCAAGAAGGTCCGCAAGTCTCTGGCTCTCGACATTATGGATGAAGATGGGAagctgatgtcctctaccatgcCCAAACCCCTGTCCTTG CCAACCAGTGTCACACCCAGCTCCTGTGGCTTCACCTCGCCAGGTAGCAAAGAGGGTAACAGCCTGCTCAACCAGGGTTTCCTACAGGCCAAACCCGAGAAGGTGGTGGCCGCCCAGAAGACTCGG